Proteins found in one Ptychodera flava strain L36383 chromosome 3, AS_Pfla_20210202, whole genome shotgun sequence genomic segment:
- the LOC139129742 gene encoding acetylcholinesterase-like, which translates to MLSARIAINLAFIVCVVTHDPIVEISSGKLVGSSVEFSHKDVDDTSTLHVFKGIPYAEPPVGDLRFRPPRPKSRWDGVYNATYYRSICVQPLHPFIPSEGTQNEDCLFLNVYAPKTTSKRLPVMVWIHGGGLYIGSGSDYYYDGTALAAIGDVIVVSFNYRLGALGFLVTGDDHATGNYGLYDQIAALQWVQENIEAFGGDRDKVTIFGESAGSVSVEYLILSPLINGLFQRAIMQSGTASMDGFRGKDSSFHGVIAKGLGKLVGCEGDNSDELFRCLRAVPAQDFRNSGDPALGLIANITGLGTKLRSIPFPPVMDANLIVDNPVDVIRKREFTKENIDIMIGTMADEASMFLLEIMADMANESEIFMNRTVFEDTHPLFVAGPGGNNPAALDAIKLMYVEWENADSDGADYIDAFIQMGTDQYFTCPADLSARAHSQAGSKVYRYQMTHTPSKSMWRIKWMRAAHVDEIPFVFGWHFLLGEEWTMPMEEVDMSLKMIQYWTNFAKTGNPNMDCDGDTISEEDKQEVWPVFTVPGLAYKELSLKMENKRALKARECAMWNDFIPKLLKHTETGIVCTTSGDETSKYTERGNF; encoded by the exons ATGCTATCCGCTAGAATTGCCATCAACTTAGCATTTATCGTATGTGTCGTCACTCATGACCCGATTGTTGAGATCTCGTCCGGAAAACTGGTCGGTAGTTCGGTAGAATTCTCACACAAGGACGTCGATGACACGAGTACGCTCCACGTATTCAAGGGCATACCGTATGCTGAACCCCCGGTCGGTGACCTGCGGTTCCGACCACCTCGGCCAAAGTCTCGATGGGACGGAGTGTACAACGCCACGTATTACAGGTCGATTTGTGTCCAGCCACTGCATCCATTTATCCCCAGTGAAGGAACTCAAAATGAGGactgtttgtttttgaatgtgTACGCCCCTAAAACGACC TCCAAAAGGTTACCAGTAATGGTATGGATTCATGGAGGAGGTCTCTACATAGGTTCAGGATCAGATTACTATTACGACGGCACAGCATTGGCTGCCATTGGTGACGTCATTGTGGTGTCTTTTAACTACAGACTGGGTGCCCTGGGATTCCTTGTCACTG GTGACGATCATGCTACGGGTAATTATGGATTGTATGACCAAATAGCAGCATTACAGTGGGTACAAGAAAATATCGAAG CTTTTGGAGGAGATCGCGACAAGGTGACAATATTTGGTGAAAGTGCTGGCTCCGTCAGTGTCGAGTATTTGATATTATCTCCATTAATCAACGGTCTCTTTCAAAGGGCAATTATGCAG AGTGGCACTGCCTCAATGGATGGATTCCGGGGAAAGGATTCGTCTTTTCATGGTGTGATTGCAAAGGGCCTTGGTAAACTCGTCGGGTGTGAAGGAGATAACTCTGATGAACTTTTTAGGTGTTTGCGTGCAGTGCCAGCTCAAGACTTCAGAAATTCAGGTGACCCGGCGTTG GGTCTAATAGCTAACATAACTGGACTTGGTACCAAGCTGCGTTCAATTCCATTTCCGCCGGTCATGGATGCTAACTTGATTGTGGATAATCCCGTTGACGTGATTCGCAAGAGGGAGTTTACCaaagaaaatattgatataATGATAGGCACCATGGCCGATGAGGCATCTATGTTCCTACTGGAGATCATGGCTGATATGGCGAACGAGTCTGAAATCTTTATGAATAGAACTGTCTTCGAGGACACCCACCCTTTGTTCGTAGCCGGTCCTGGTGGGAACAACCCAGCTGCTCTTGATGCCATCAAACTCATGTACGTCGAATGGGAGAACGCAGATTCTGACGGAGCAGACTACATCGACGCTTTCATTCAGATGGGCACCGACCAATATTTCACCTGTCCCGCCGATCTATCGGCGCGTGCGCACTCGCAAGCGGGCAGCAAAGTGTACCGCTATCAGATGACCCACACACCCTCCAAGTCGATGTGGCGGATTAAGTGGATGAGGGCGGCCCACGTCGATGAAATACCATTCGTCTTCGGATGGCATTTCCTTCTAGGTGAAGAATGGACAATGCCAATGGAGGAGGTGGACATGTCTCTTAAAATGATACaatattggacaaattttgcaaaGACCGG AAATCCAAACATGGATTGTGATGGCGACACCATATCCGAGGAAGATAAGCAAGAAGTGTGGCCTGTGTTCACAGTACCCGGTTTGGCCTACAAGGAACTGTCGCTGAAGATGGAAAACAAGCGTGCCCTGAAAGCCAGAGAATGTGCTATGTGGAATGACTTCATTCCGAAACTGCTGAAACATACAG AGACTGGCATAGTCTGTACAACCAGCGGTGATGAAACTAGCAAGTATACAGAGAGAGGAAATTTCTGa